A stretch of DNA from Synechococcales cyanobacterium T60_A2020_003:
CATCGATTCGGAGTTTGGAGGCATTACCCAAAGCGGCAGATTATGAGCGATCGCCCGTTGGCTGTTTGATGTTTCATTCGGCCTATGGCCAGTGGGCGGCAGTGCCGGAATATGATGTGCCGCAGCTCGACCCCAGCGATCATCTGTGTGCTGAGTTGCAAGCCCTGACAACACGGCCCAAAGCGCTGTCTGGCAGTGATTTTGTCGTAGTGCAAGACGGGCCGATGTGGTCCGCGCAACCCGTGGCGTCACCGTCGATCGTGCGGCCAGAACCGGAGAAAAAGCGCGATCGGGACATCATCATGAAATTCTTCGTTCAACGCCGACTGAGCAAGCCGATCAGTGTACGTCAGCTCCAGGTGAATTATCGGATATGTGAATTACTGGAACCCGCAGTGCTGGAAGCCGTGTTGGATGAGTTATCGACGCCGGATGAAGATGGTCGCGTATTCCTCAGCAAGATTGCACCGCAGGGCCGGAGTAAAGTCGCGAAGTATTACCTGGATACCGACGAGGATGAGTGATGCAGCACGGACCACAGGGACCACAACGCGGACAGGGCGGCAAATAAAGAGCTAAATTAAAGGGAATTCCCCCGTGTCCGCGTCCGTGTCGTCCGCGTTGTCCCTACTGTTAGCATGGTGATCAATCCATGCTTCCTGCGACTAGCATCATCACTGGCTCATTCTGCATCTGGTGGATGTAACCCCGCCATAATCAACAGCTTCCGCAGATTCACCACCCCAGCCCGATTCAGCTTCAGTGCATTCACCGTCGCTCTTCCCGTCGCCGTAATTCCAATCACCCGCAACGCATCGAGACTCCAAGTAAAATGCTCACGCCAAACCTGCTGACGGGGATGAAACAGGGGCACAATAGCTTGGCCCATCGGATCGATCGCCTGGATTTTCGTATGCTTGTGCCCATTGCAGCCCCCACAGGCTAACGCCAGATTCTCCAAATCTGTTTCACCACCCTCCGCAATTGGAAGGATATGCTCACAGGCAAAAGACTGCGGCGTATAGTCAATCGTGCTCTTGCAATACTCACAACGCCTGCCTGCCCTGGCAATAATCTGCTGCTGCTCCGAAACTGTAATGTAGCGTCTAGGCATAAACTGGCGGATGATGAATCTGCAATTGATGCATTAACGCATCCAACGAAATTTGCCGCAGTTGCGCTAACTCAATCAAGGCTTGTAACCGATCGGCACTGGCCTGTTCCACAGTGTCAATCAACCCCAGCAACTCTTGATGCTCCTCCGGCAGAATCGATTCTTCATGCAGCTTAATTTGTAGCGCATCATAGCGTTGCTGAATCGGCTCCGGCAAACCCCGATTAATCTGCTCTAACAACTCCGTTTCCCGCTGGGGCAAATTCGGCCCTCGCCGTTGCGCCAACAGCAAATTCACCTGCCCCACAAACTGCTCCAAATCAGCCGTCTCCAACTGAGCCACACCACTCAGCAACTGATCCAATCCGATATTCACTTGAGACGTGATTTGAACCGAGGTCATTGAGTGACACTCCTTGAGTTATATCCTTAGTCGCAAAGATTCCCGCGATCTGCCTGTATTATAGCGTCACCCATCGATCGGGATTTCCCCCCAGTCTTCGCTAAACCTGCCAATCTTGGGATAAAGGGGAATTCCGCCGCGTCGTCCGTGTCCGTGTTGTCCGTGTCGTTGGTGTTGTCGGTGTCCGTGTTGCTGTCTGATGTGGTGGGGTTTGCTTTATTTAGATTGATGTAAGATATCGGACGGCCTCAGCGTTTCCCTTTGGCACTATGCTGGCGGTGGAGTCTCGACCGATCGTGCAGCCTGGTTTCCCAAGGAGCGAATTGGCTCAATTGGCTCAACGACTTATCCCATTACAATCGAACGGTTATGGCCCTGAAGAAATCGGAATTGTATAGCTCCCTCTGGGCGAGCTGCGATGAGCTGCGGGGCGGTATGGATGCTAGCCAGTACAAGGATTATGTATTGGTGATGTTGTTCGTAAAGTACGTGAGTGATAAGTATGCGGGCCAGCCCTTTGCGCCGATTACGATTCCGGCGGGGGCGAGCTTTGCCGATATGGTGAAGCTGAAGGGGACGACGAACATTGGTGACGACATCAATAAAAAGATTATTGGGCCGTTGGCAGTGGCGAATAAGCTGTCAGATGTACCGGATTTCAACGACGCTAACAAGCTCGGTAGCGGCAAGGAATTGAGCGAGCGGCTGACGAATCTGATTGGGATTTTTGAGCGGAAGGAGCTGGATTTTAGTAAGAATCGGGCCGATGGGGATGACATCCTGGGGGATGCCTATGAGTATTTGATGCGCCACTTCGCGACGGAGAGCGGCAAGAGCAAGGGGCAGTTTTATACGCCTGCGGAAGTGAGTCGAATCATGGCGCAGATTTTGGGGATTCGGGAAGCCGAGACGAGTCCGAGTACGACGGTGTATGACCCGACCTGTGGCTCGGGGTCGCTGTTGCTGAAGGTGGCGGATGAGGCGACGACGAAGGTGTCGCTGTATGGCCAGGAGAAGGATGCGACGACATCGGGTTTGGCGCGGATGAATATGATTCTGCACAACAACCCGGAGGCGGAGGTAAAGCAGGGGAATACTTTGGCCAATCCGCTGTTTCTGACGGAGGAGGGGACGCTGAAGACGTTTGATTATGTGGTGGCGAATCCGCCGTTTAGCGATAAGCGTTGGGTGAATGGGGTTTCGACGGAGAATGACCCCTACGATCGCTTCAAGCCCTATGGCACCCCGCCGGAGAAGCAGGGGGACTATGCCTATTTGCTGCATATTGTGCGATCGCTCAAGAGTACGGGTAAGGGGGCCTGCATTTTGCCCCATGGGGTGTTGTTTCGGGGGAATGCGGAGGCAGAGATTCGCCGGAATTTGATTCAGCGGGGTTATATCAAGGGGATTATTGGGTTGCCTGCCAACTTGTTTTATGGGACGGGGATTCCGGCTTGCATTGTGGTGATTGATAAGGCGAATGCGGAGGAACGGGATGGCATTTTCATGGTGGATGCCAGTGCGGGGTTCATGAAGGATGGCAATAAGAATCGGCTGAGGGATCGCGATATTCACAAGATTGTGGATGTGTTTACGAATCAGTTGAAAATTGCTGGATACTCGCGGATGGTGTCGCTGGATGAGATTGAGCGCAATGAGTTTAATTTGAATATTCCGCGTTATATCGATGGGGCGCAGGCGGAGGATGTGCAGGATATTGCGGGGCATTTGCAGGGGGGGATTCCGATCGCCGATGTGGATGCACTGGATCGCTATTGGCAGGTTTGTCCCAAATTAAAGGATGCGTTGTTTCGGCCAAATCGTGCGGGGTATGTGGATTTGGCGGTGGAGCCGGAGGCGATTAAGGCGACGATTTTGGCCCATCCGGAGTTTGTGGCGTTTTCGCGGGAGATGGGGGCGCTGTTTGAGGATTGGCGATCGCGCAGTGAGCAGTTGTTGAAGGGGTTAGAGGCAGGGTGTCATCCCAAGGAAGTCATCAGTAAGCTATCGGAGGATTTGCTGGAGCACTATGTCGGCAAGGATTTGGTCGATCGCTATGACGTGTATCAGCATCTGATGGATTACTGGGCTGAGGTGATGCAGGATGATTGCTATTTGATTGCGGCGGATGGCTGGGTGGCGCAGACGTACCGGATTGTGGAGGTGAATAAGAAGGGTAAGGAGGTGGATAAGGGTTGGGCCTGTGATTTGGTGCCGAAGGCGCTGGTTGTGGCGCGGTATTTTGCGGCGGAGCAGGCGGCGATCGCGGCGCAGCAGGCGGAACTGGAGGGGGCGATCGCCCAGATGGCGGAGCTAGAAGAGGAGCATGGTGGGGAAGAGGGGGCGTTTGGTGAGCTGGAGAAGGTGAATGGGGCGGCGGTGAAGGCGCGGCTGAAGGAGGCTAAGGCGTCTATGGGGGGCGATGCGGCGGCGAAGGCAGAGGTGAAGGTTTTGCAGGAATGGGTGAAGTTGTCCGATCGGCAGACGAAGCTGAAGAAGGCAGTGAAGGAGGCGGAGGAGGCGCTCGATCGGTTGGCCTATGGGAAATATCCTGAGCTGACGGTGGCGGAGATTCAGCGGTTGGTGGTGGAGGATAAGTGGTTGGCGCGGATTGGGGCGGAGGTTGCGGGGGAGATGGAGCGGGTGAGTCAGGGATTGGCGGCGCGGGTGAAGGTTTTGGCGGGGCGGTATGGGGTGGCGTTGCCGGAGCTGACGGCGCGGGTGACGGAGCTGGAGGCCAGGGTGGCGGGGCATTTGGCGAAGATGGGGTTTGAGTTATGAGCGGTTGAGACGAATTGAGGAAGAGGTTGGTTATGGTGGATGCAGACCTGTCGTTGTGTTAGGAGAAGCTCGATGATTCAGATAGCTCAGTTACAGCGGGATATTGAGGCGTTGCCCCAGGAGGCGCAGAGTTTGCTGGTTGATTTTGTGGATCTGCTGAAGCGACGCTATTCCACGGAGGGGGCAGATGGAGCTGGGGAGGAGAAGCAGAGTAATTTTGAGAAGTTTGAGCAGGTTGGGTTAATTGGCTGTTGCGATGTGGAGGAGCATTTGTCGGTGAGCTATAAGTCTGTGTTGGCTGAGTCGTTGGAGGCTAAGTATGATCATCGTTGATACGGGGTTTTGGTTGGCGCTGGCGGATCGGCGTGATGCTTATCACGAGAGGGCTAAGCGTGCACTTCAGCGATATGATGAGCCGCTGATTACGACTTGGTGTGTGGTGACGGAGACTTGTCATTTGTTGTTGAGTCGAAAGGGTTGTGAGGCTCAGGTTAGGTTTGTTGAGAGCCTTGAGGCCGGGTTGTTTGAGCTGTTCAATTTGGAGGAGCGGCATGTTGGGCAAATTGCGACGTTGATGCAGAAGTATGCGGATTTGCCGATGGATCTTGCGGATGCTTCGCTGGTGGTTTTGGCGGAGGAGCTAGATTCGGGGCGTATTTTTTCGGTGGATGAGCGGGATTTTAAGGCTTACCGCTGGAAGCAGAGGGTTCCGTTTGAGAATCTTTTGGTGATGGATGGGCTGTGAGGAGGTGGAGTTGTTGTGGGATTTGGCAGGTGAGCTATGAAAAACGATCGAACATCAATGACGGATTCTCAATTCTCCATTCCCCATTCTCAAATTCCTCCGGGGTATAAGCAGACTGAGGTTGGGGTGATTCCTGAGGATTGGGAAGCCGTTGTGCTAGACAAAGTTACTCAAAGAGGTAGTGGCCATACACCTAATAAGCAACATCCAGAGTATTGGAATGGGGATATCAAGTGGATCTCCCTCAAGGACTCAGAGCGATTGGATAAGCCCTATATTTTTGATACTGCTGACAAAGTTACAAAAGCAGGTATTGCGAATTCATCCGCCGTTTTACACCCAAAAGGTACTGTTGTTCTATCGCGTGATGCAGGTGTTGGAAAAAGTAGCGTAATGGCACAGGATATGGCGGTCAGCCAGCATTTTATGGCTTGGCAATGTGGAGAAACACTCAAGAATTTTTTTCTTTATTACTGGCTTCAGTTCAAAAAATCAGAATTTGAACGAATCGCTGTAGGTAATACTATCAAAACAATAGGGTTAGGATATTTTAAAGAACTGCGTATACCCCACCCTCCGATCGCCGAACAAACCAAAATCGCCCAAGCCCTCAGCGACACCGATGCCCTGCTCGAATCCCTAGAGCAACTCCTCGCCAAAAAGCGCCAGATTAAGCAAGGGGCGATGCAGGAGCTGCTGACGGGCAAGCGGCGATTGCCGGGGTTTGGTGATGGGAAGGGCTATAAGCAGAGTGAGATTGGGATGATTCCTGAGGATTGGGGGATTCAGCAAATTGGTGATTTTTGTATATGTTTTTCTGGTGGAACACCAAGCACTTCTAATCCCAACTATTATGGCGGTCGTATTCCGTGGATAACATCTAGTGATCTCAATGAAATAAGAATTAAAAGTGTCAAAGGTAGAATTTCATCAAATGGTTTAGCCAATTCTTCAGCAAAAATGGTTGAAGCAGGTACACTTCTTATTGCTTTGTATGGTGCGACTGCTGGCGTAAGTGCAATAACAGAAGTTTCAGGAGCAATCAATCAGGCAATACTTGCAATTAAACCGCTGGGAAAATGTTCTGAATATTTATTTCAATATCTGCGTCTTCGGAAAGATTTCTATATAAAAACGTACACCCAAGGTGGACAGCCTAATTTTAGCGGTGAAATTGTCAAAGCGTTTCTTGTTGCATTGCCACCATCCGAGCAAGAACAACAAGCGATCGCTGCTATCCTCTCCGACATGGATCTTGAAATCGGGTCGATCGAGAGAAAACTCACTAAAACCCGCCAACTCAAACAAGGCATGATGCAC
This window harbors:
- a CDS encoding PIN domain-containing protein — its product is MIIVDTGFWLALADRRDAYHERAKRALQRYDEPLITTWCVVTETCHLLLSRKGCEAQVRFVESLEAGLFELFNLEERHVGQIATLMQKYADLPMDLADASLVVLAEELDSGRIFSVDERDFKAYRWKQRVPFENLLVMDGL
- a CDS encoding HNH endonuclease; translated protein: MPRRYITVSEQQQIIARAGRRCEYCKSTIDYTPQSFACEHILPIAEGGETDLENLALACGGCNGHKHTKIQAIDPMGQAIVPLFHPRQQVWREHFTWSLDALRVIGITATGRATVNALKLNRAGVVNLRKLLIMAGLHPPDAE
- a CDS encoding type I restriction-modification system subunit M codes for the protein MALKKSELYSSLWASCDELRGGMDASQYKDYVLVMLFVKYVSDKYAGQPFAPITIPAGASFADMVKLKGTTNIGDDINKKIIGPLAVANKLSDVPDFNDANKLGSGKELSERLTNLIGIFERKELDFSKNRADGDDILGDAYEYLMRHFATESGKSKGQFYTPAEVSRIMAQILGIREAETSPSTTVYDPTCGSGSLLLKVADEATTKVSLYGQEKDATTSGLARMNMILHNNPEAEVKQGNTLANPLFLTEEGTLKTFDYVVANPPFSDKRWVNGVSTENDPYDRFKPYGTPPEKQGDYAYLLHIVRSLKSTGKGACILPHGVLFRGNAEAEIRRNLIQRGYIKGIIGLPANLFYGTGIPACIVVIDKANAEERDGIFMVDASAGFMKDGNKNRLRDRDIHKIVDVFTNQLKIAGYSRMVSLDEIERNEFNLNIPRYIDGAQAEDVQDIAGHLQGGIPIADVDALDRYWQVCPKLKDALFRPNRAGYVDLAVEPEAIKATILAHPEFVAFSREMGALFEDWRSRSEQLLKGLEAGCHPKEVISKLSEDLLEHYVGKDLVDRYDVYQHLMDYWAEVMQDDCYLIAADGWVAQTYRIVEVNKKGKEVDKGWACDLVPKALVVARYFAAEQAAIAAQQAELEGAIAQMAELEEEHGGEEGAFGELEKVNGAAVKARLKEAKASMGGDAAAKAEVKVLQEWVKLSDRQTKLKKAVKEAEEALDRLAYGKYPELTVAEIQRLVVEDKWLARIGAEVAGEMERVSQGLAARVKVLAGRYGVALPELTARVTELEARVAGHLAKMGFEL
- a CDS encoding restriction endonuclease subunit S, whose product is MKNDRTSMTDSQFSIPHSQIPPGYKQTEVGVIPEDWEAVVLDKVTQRGSGHTPNKQHPEYWNGDIKWISLKDSERLDKPYIFDTADKVTKAGIANSSAVLHPKGTVVLSRDAGVGKSSVMAQDMAVSQHFMAWQCGETLKNFFLYYWLQFKKSEFERIAVGNTIKTIGLGYFKELRIPHPPIAEQTKIAQALSDTDALLESLEQLLAKKRQIKQGAMQELLTGKRRLPGFGDGKGYKQSEIGMIPEDWGIQQIGDFCICFSGGTPSTSNPNYYGGRIPWITSSDLNEIRIKSVKGRISSNGLANSSAKMVEAGTLLIALYGATAGVSAITEVSGAINQAILAIKPLGKCSEYLFQYLRLRKDFYIKTYTQGGQPNFSGEIVKAFLVALPPSEQEQQAIAAILSDMDLEIGSIERKLTKTRQLKQGMMHELLTGRIRLVEEAQS
- a CDS encoding DUF2281 domain-containing protein, which gives rise to MIQIAQLQRDIEALPQEAQSLLVDFVDLLKRRYSTEGADGAGEEKQSNFEKFEQVGLIGCCDVEEHLSVSYKSVLAESLEAKYDHR